A portion of the Catalinimonas alkaloidigena genome contains these proteins:
- a CDS encoding gliding motility-associated C-terminal domain-containing protein, whose protein sequence is MKKLLLLLFLLSPLPLFATHIVGGELTLSHLNDDRYRLQLNLYFDAVNGNSDAVDPSIIVGVFNKSNDLLVGQFVLPYRSVSYVPYTKEECAVGELSTRLYVFSSIVELPEAVYDEPQGYYLIWERCCRNDDIVNIIDPGGSGQTFYLEIPPVVKDGQPLINSSPILFPPLSDYACLGHPFNFDFSGTDPDGDSLVYSITPPLKGNSLPVPNSMIVPPSLPGPYATVNWGGGYSDQVQIQGTPPLAIDSLTGLLQFTPTTLGLHVFAVKCEEYRNGVKLGEVHREFQLLVRQCFPNAAPQSMVLLPGTQEIYQEGEVITINPGDDRCLTLVGIDLDTTQNLSAWARSVNFNSPVTLTVTGGGPVNYPGQPGDSVYMEICFDSCIASSDVPLLIDLIVQDDGCARPLLDTTRITLNIPPLPNEPPAIRSVTWVPGDTVSIGISEQVRYQVISGDPERKMAILRAYGEEFRLNDVGMNFRVTAVGDSLEGTLQWQPTCSPEILGVHQVNFVCTDGDCINPKSDTTTVWIEVLPEDNEPPLVRKLLEGDSIVMEVGETLSFNVEGQDTEGRRVVLNADGLGFQLQNAGMQFSSNPGTTEATGTFRWTSTCEAITAGWMQVQFIARDEHCLYPGADTTSAWLKVENDDPIAIIYSDLDTTVTSIPMLEVLAGKDTTFNLFCEDIDTSLMVLEAHGVGFDLAEFGMSFTSQQGTRFLTSPFQWKTDCSYLPQSPFRVVFTLGEQGCPEYRRDSVVVDLVVIDSADRDLINPPNVFTPNGDDKNEVFVLTDLPPDNCNDQFLAVRIYNRWGKEVYQNDTRDFAWTGDGLPIGIYYYVVEYRRRKVKGWVQIMR, encoded by the coding sequence GATGCGGTCGATCCCAGCATCATTGTTGGGGTTTTCAACAAATCGAACGATCTGCTCGTTGGGCAGTTTGTGCTCCCGTACCGCAGTGTCAGCTATGTGCCTTATACTAAAGAAGAGTGTGCGGTGGGCGAACTCTCTACCCGCCTCTACGTCTTTTCGTCTATCGTCGAATTGCCCGAGGCGGTGTACGATGAACCACAGGGATATTACCTAATCTGGGAACGGTGCTGCCGCAACGATGATATTGTCAACATCATCGATCCGGGCGGATCGGGGCAAACGTTCTATCTGGAAATTCCGCCGGTGGTGAAAGATGGGCAACCGCTCATCAACTCTTCGCCTATTCTGTTTCCGCCGCTGAGCGATTATGCCTGCCTGGGCCACCCCTTTAACTTTGACTTTTCGGGTACCGATCCCGATGGTGATTCGCTGGTCTATTCCATAACCCCTCCGCTGAAAGGCAACAGCTTGCCTGTCCCGAACAGCATGATCGTGCCTCCATCGCTGCCCGGCCCCTACGCCACGGTCAACTGGGGCGGGGGCTACTCGGATCAGGTACAAATTCAGGGCACGCCGCCACTGGCCATCGATTCGCTCACCGGCCTGTTGCAGTTTACGCCCACTACGCTCGGCCTGCATGTGTTCGCGGTCAAATGCGAAGAGTATCGCAATGGCGTCAAGCTTGGCGAAGTACACCGGGAGTTTCAGCTGTTGGTCCGCCAATGCTTTCCCAACGCCGCGCCGCAGTCGATGGTGCTGTTGCCCGGCACCCAGGAAATCTACCAGGAAGGTGAGGTGATTACGATCAACCCGGGCGACGACCGCTGCCTTACGCTGGTGGGGATTGACCTGGATACGACTCAAAACCTCTCGGCCTGGGCGCGTTCGGTTAACTTTAATAGCCCCGTTACCCTGACGGTGACCGGTGGCGGCCCGGTGAACTACCCCGGCCAACCCGGCGACTCGGTCTACATGGAGATCTGTTTCGACAGTTGCATCGCCAGCTCGGACGTGCCACTTCTGATCGATTTGATCGTGCAAGACGACGGCTGCGCCCGCCCGCTACTCGACACGACCCGCATTACACTCAACATTCCCCCCTTACCTAACGAACCACCCGCCATACGCTCCGTGACGTGGGTACCGGGCGATACTGTTTCGATCGGCATCAGCGAACAAGTTCGCTATCAGGTCATCAGCGGCGATCCGGAACGCAAAATGGCTATACTGCGAGCCTACGGAGAAGAATTCCGTCTGAACGACGTGGGCATGAACTTCCGCGTCACGGCTGTGGGCGATTCGTTGGAAGGTACCTTGCAATGGCAACCGACCTGTTCGCCGGAGATTCTGGGTGTGCATCAGGTCAACTTCGTCTGTACCGATGGCGATTGCATCAATCCTAAATCGGATACGACCACCGTCTGGATTGAAGTGCTGCCTGAAGACAACGAACCCCCGCTTGTCCGCAAACTGCTGGAAGGCGACAGCATTGTGATGGAGGTCGGCGAAACCCTTTCGTTCAACGTAGAAGGCCAGGACACCGAAGGGCGGCGGGTCGTGTTGAATGCCGACGGGCTGGGCTTTCAATTGCAAAACGCCGGCATGCAGTTCAGCAGCAATCCGGGTACCACCGAAGCGACGGGCACGTTCCGCTGGACCAGTACCTGCGAGGCGATCACGGCCGGATGGATGCAGGTGCAATTCATCGCGCGCGATGAGCATTGCCTTTACCCGGGTGCCGATACCACCTCGGCGTGGTTGAAGGTAGAAAACGACGACCCCATTGCCATTATTTACTCCGACCTGGACACCACCGTTACGTCCATCCCCATGCTGGAAGTATTGGCCGGCAAAGACACTACTTTCAACCTTTTCTGCGAAGACATCGACACGTCGCTGATGGTGCTGGAGGCGCACGGCGTCGGGTTCGACCTCGCCGAGTTCGGCATGAGCTTTACCAGCCAACAGGGCACGCGCTTTCTGACATCGCCGTTCCAATGGAAAACCGATTGTAGTTACCTGCCGCAATCGCCCTTCCGGGTGGTCTTTACGCTCGGCGAACAGGGCTGCCCCGAGTACCGTCGCGATTCGGTCGTGGTCGATCTGGTCGTAATCGACTCGGCCGACCGCGATCTGATCAATCCTCCGAACGTGTTTACGCCCAACGGCGATGACAAAAACGAGGTGTTTGTGCTTACGGACCTTCCTCCCGACAATTGCAACGACCAGTTTTTAGCGGTGCGTATCTACAACCGCTGGGGCAAAGAAGTCTACCAGAACGATACCCGCGATTTCGCCTGGACCGGCGACGGCCTGCCCATCGGCATTTACTACTACGTTGTGGAGTACCGCCGCCGCAAAGTCAAGGGCTGGGTGCAAATCATGAGGTGA